Part of the Micromonospora rhizosphaerae genome is shown below.
CCAGCTCCCGGTGCTGCTCATCGCCTACTGGTACGGCAGCTCCGTCGCCGGTTGGCTGGGACTGACCCAGCGGGTGATTGCGATGCCCGCCGCCCTGGTGGCGACGGCGGTCGCCCAGGTCTACCTGGCGGAGATCTCCCGAGCGGCGCGGGAACACCCCCGCCACAGCCGGCTCATCTTCGTCCTGGCGAGCCGGAAGCTGACGCTGTTCGCCGGTTTTAGCGCGCTCGCCCTCGCCGTCGCCGCGCCGCCGCTGTTCTCGGTCATCTTCGGTCCGGAGTGGGCGATCAGCGGCGTGTATGCGCAGGCGTTGGCGGTTTACACGGGCGTCCAACTCGTCGCCTCGCCGCTGTCGCAGACGCTCGTCGTCTTCGAGCGTCAGGGCCTCCAACTGGCCTGGGACGTGGGCCGCGTCCTGGTGGTCGCAGGTACGGTCTCCGCCGTTGCCATGGCTGGCGCGTCGCCGCTGGTTGCGGTCTGGTCCCTCAGCATCTCCGGATCCCTCGCCTACGCCGCGTCGTGGCTGATGTCGCTGCAGGCAGTGACGGCCGGCAGCCGGCAGGCGGAGCAGGTCGAGGACACCGACGAGCGCCAGCTGTCGCCAAGAAGCTGACGGTCCGCTGCACCTTGTGCGGGGGTATTGCGCTCCTCCGAGCGTTCTGCGTCGTTGCTCTGGTTATCCGCCGGAAAAGAGGGTATTCAGGATATGCAGAGTGATCCCGAGACGCCGCCCCGGATGCTGCTCGTCTCCTACCACTTCCCGCCCTCCGATACGGTGGGCACGCGGAGGCCGGCGGCCCTCGCTGCCTTCGCCCTGCAACAAGGGTGGGACGTACGTGTCCTCACCGCCTTCCCGGTCGAGGAGGGCGAGGCGTCGACCAGGATCCCCGAGGAACGGGTCGTCCGGGCCCTACCGGCGCCCCCGCTTCCCCGGTTCAAAGGGACGAGCGGCGCGGGCCCGGACTCGACCGCCGCCCGGCCCGCGATGGGAACGCTCAGGCTCGCCGGCGTCCGGCGCACGGCTTTCCGTTGGATACGGAGGGCCGGTACGGAACTCCTTGTCCCGGATACGCAGGTCAACTGGGTTCGGCCGGCCATCCGGGGGTTCCTCCGCAGGCACGACGGCTGGCGGCCGGACGTGATCGTCGCGTCCGGTCCGCCCTTCTCCGGCTTCGTGGTGGCCGCAGCGTTGGCCCGCCGGCTCGGCGCGCCCTGGGTCGCCGATTACCGGGACCCCTGGTCGGCCGACGAGTACTGGGTGCGGTCGGCGCTGCGCCGCGCCGTCGACCGCCGGATAGAGAAACGAGTGCTCCGCTCGGTTGCCGTGTGCGTTGCCGTCTCCGAGCCGATCGCTGAGGGCCTGCGGGGCACGTTCGGGGTCGACGCCCACGTGATCATGAACGGTATCGACCGCCGGCCGGTCCACGTGACCGCTGCTTCGGTCGGTGCCCGCTCCGATTCCGACATCGCCGACCGGGCGGCGCCCACCCTGACCCTGGCATACACCGGTTACATCTACCCGCGGAAGTATGATCCCGGTCCGTTGCTGGACGCGATCGCGCTCCTCGGCCCGGACGCCGCACGTGTCCATGTCGTCTTCGCGGGTGAGGACCACGGTCTCGTTCGCGCGGCCGTCGAGCGCGCCGGCGTGGCCGAATCTGTCACCATCCTCGGACCGGTCTCCGTCGAGAAGTCCTGGCGGATTCAGGCCGACGCGGACGCGCTCGTTCTGTTGCTG
Proteins encoded:
- a CDS encoding glycosyltransferase; this encodes MQSDPETPPRMLLVSYHFPPSDTVGTRRPAALAAFALQQGWDVRVLTAFPVEEGEASTRIPEERVVRALPAPPLPRFKGTSGAGPDSTAARPAMGTLRLAGVRRTAFRWIRRAGTELLVPDTQVNWVRPAIRGFLRRHDGWRPDVIVASGPPFSGFVVAAALARRLGAPWVADYRDPWSADEYWVRSALRRAVDRRIEKRVLRSVAVCVAVSEPIAEGLRGTFGVDAHVIMNGIDRRPVHVTAASVGARSDSDIADRAAPTLTLAYTGYIYPRKYDPGPLLDAIALLGPDAARVHVVFAGEDHGLVRAAVERAGVAESVTILGPVSVEKSWRIQADADALVLLLWNDPRDVGTMTGKIYDYLLARRPILLLGYEGGVAAKLLHERGAGLVCNDPQAIAAHLREWLAVKERTGRIPATPSSALDGLFREDQLARFLEILRGVVVRHAPARRSDKDGG